Genomic segment of Sphingopyxis lindanitolerans:
GTGAACCGGACCACCGCCATCCTCGCCGCCTCGATTCTTGCGACGACGCTTTCGGCCTGCGGCTCGAACAGCCTGTTCAACCGCGACCGCCCCGACGAAATGGCGGTGTCGCGCCAGGCGCCGCTCGTCGTGCCGCCCGATTTTTCGCTGACCCCGCCCGCCCCCGGCGCCGCGCGTCCGGGCAATGAAACCACCGCCGAACAGACGCTCAAGGCGCTCTTCGGCGGCGACGCGCCGCGCAGCGCGGCCGAAGCGCAGGTCATCGGCCAGGCCGATGGCGATCGCGCCGTCCCCGGCATCCGCAGCAGCGTCGGCAGCCCCGGCACCCAGGTCGTCGATAAGGGTCTCGTCACCCGCGACATCGTCTTCGCTCCCGAAGGCGACGGCCGCGACGCCAGCGCCTCGATCCCCGGCGCCTGAGCGCCGACCGGAGCCGCTTCCGGCTCCTCCCCTATTCGGCCGCGGCGGGCAGATGCGCGACCAGAGCGCGCAGCGCAGCGACATGGGCGTCAAGCGCGCGGGCGCCGACACGGGTCAGCGACGCCCAGGTCCGCTGACGCCCGCCGACCGCGGCCTTGCGCAAATGGACATAGCCGGCGTCGCCCAAAGCCGCGAGATGCTTCGACAGCACCGAATCGCTGACGCGGGTGAGTTCGCGCAGCTTGGCGAATTCCATTTCGCTGACCTTCGCAAGCAGCGCCGCGATCTGCAACCGCGCCGGCGGATGAAGCAGCATGTCGATCGCATCGACGCTCATGCCGCCCCCCGCATCAGTTCGCGGCGATAACTACGGCTCCACGCGATGCTCGCGCCCAGCGCCGCGACAAAGGCGATTCCGCCGATTCCCAACTTGGGGACGATCGACAAGCCGCTGATGCGAGCGTGGATTTCGGCCGCCATCGTGGCGACCATGACGGCGACCAAGGCCAGCGTCACCGGCAGCGTCGCGCCTTTGCGGTATCCGTTGACGAAGACGCCGTAGCGCCGCCGATCGTCGGTGACCAGCCACGCGACCCCTGCCATCGCAAGGACGACGCTCGGCAACTGGATCGCCAGGCCGAACCCGACGCCCAGAACCAGAATCGTCAGGACCGCAGCGAAGGCGGCGTGCCGCCACAGCGGACAATAGGTGGCCTTCAGCGCCAGGTCGCGTTGCGCGGCATCGATGCTGTCGAGCGCGGCGCGGGCTTCGATCGGATTCATGAAATGGCTCCTCAACTTTCCAATGTGGAAAGCGATAGCCACCACTTTCCACATTGGCAAGTCATTTCTTTCCGAATCGGAAAGAAAGGCCGACCACTATCCCACCACGATCCGCACCGGCATATGCGTAAAGCCATGCAGGAACGGGCTCGGCAATCGCTCGGCCGACCCCTGCGGCGCGATGCGGATGCCGCGGCCCACAATCTCCTCGATCAGCGTGCAAAGCTGGATCTCGGCCAGCCGCGCGCCGACGCAGCGATGGATGCCGTGTCCGAAGGCGACGTGCCGCCGCGCATTCTCGCGGCGCACGTCAAAGACATCGGCGTCGGCAAAGACGCTCTCGTCGCGGTTCGCCGAAATATACCAGAGGATCACCTTCTCGCCCTTGCGCAAGGCCTGTCCGCCCAGCTCGATGTCGCGCATGCAGGTTCGCCGCATATGGGTGACCGGCGACTGCCAGCGGATGATCTCCTGCGCCGCATTGGGGATCAGCGATGCGTCGGCGCGCAGCCGGTCGAGTTCGCCCGGAAAACGGTGCAGCGCCTCGACCAGCCCGCTCATCGAATTGCGCGTCGTGTCGTTGCCGCCGACGATCAGCAGCGCGATGTTCGCAAGCCGCTCCATCGGATTGAGGTTCCCCATCGCCTCGCTGTGCACCATGCGCGAGAGGAGGTCGTCGCTCGGCGGCAGCGCCTTGCGCGCGGCGAATTCGGCGTCGAAGCGCGCGAGCATCGCCTGCATTTGCGCCATCCATTCGGCGCGATATTCCTCGGTCGCGGTCTCGGGCGAGACATTGCCGCCATAGTCCGACCAGCGCTTGAGATCGTGGCGTTCCTCCCACGGAAAATCGAACAAGATGCACAGCATCCCGATCGTCAGCGGCACCGACACCCGCTCGACCCAGTCGAACGTCTCGCCGAGCGGCAGGCCGTCGAACAGTTCGCGCGTCCGCTGCTTGACCACCTTCTCGCGCTCGCTCATCTGGCTCGGGTTGAAGGCGGGGGAGATCACCCGGCGCTGCGCGGTGTGGACCGGCGGGTCGGCGGCGATGAAATTGGGCAGGTTCGACTGCGGTGGCGGGTCGGCGATGACGATATTGCCATTCTCCCACGACGAGGAGAAGGTCGCGGGGTCAAGCTCGACCGCCTGCACCAGCGCGTGAGTCGCCACCGACCAATAGCCGCCATAGGGGCTGTCGGGGCACCAGCTCACCGGCATCTCGGCGCGCAGCTTCGCGAACGGCTCGCGCCACTTGTCCTCGACATAAAGCGCGATGTCGCTGACATCGACCGGGCTCACCGCCCGCGCTTCGTCCACCACCGACGCCATATCGCTCTCCCGCTATTCGATGTCCCTTGTTCTTTGGACATTAGCCGGACCGGTTCGAGCCGCAAGGCGGTGCGTGATGAAAACGGATTGCGCGCCGCCATGCCGACGGCGGCGCGCGAACCCGATACTACATCTTGCGCGCGGGCGCCGGCGCGGCTTTCGCCGCCATCTTGTGATGCGGCGCGGAGCGATGATGCGCGGCAACGCGATGTTTCGCGGGGGCATGGCGCTTGGCGGTTGCGTGGCGTTTCGCAGCAGCATGGTGCTTGGCGGCAGCGTGGTGTTTCGGCGCCATATGATGCGCGGCGGCATGGCCCTCGCGCTGCATGCAATTGTCGGTGACCGTCTTCGAACAATAGGGCGTCGCATTCTGGGCCGTGGCGGCCGTCCCCGACAGCGCGAACAGCGCGGCAGCGCCGAGCGTCGCGAGTTTGATGATCTGCATGATGGACTTTCCTTTCATCCCCACTGTGGGATGGGCTCGACCATCGCACGGCGGTCATGGCACCAGCGCGTCCGCAACATTACAATCGTGCAATGCGAACGCAGCCGCCGCTGGACACGCCTCCCCGGCCAGCCTAGAACCACCCCATCCCCGGGGAGCCCCTGCGCAGGCAGGGGTTGAGAGCGGAATAGCCCGCGACCCGTTGAACCTGATCCGGGTCATACCGGCGGAGGGAGGGTCGGCGTTCCGCACACGGAATCCCCATTCTCGCTCCGACAATTGGAGCGAATGCCATGGCCGATATCGATTCCCGCCTCGACAAGGCGCAAGCGACCCCGATCGGTGTGACCACCGGCCCGATCCGTGGCAGCCGCAAGATCCACGTCGCGACGCAAACCGGCAGCGGCATCCGCGTCGCGATGCGCGAGATCGACCTCGACCCGCATTCGGGCGAGCCCCCGGTGCGCGTCTACGACACCAGCGGCCCCTACACCGACGCGAACGCGACGATCGACATCAACGCCGGCCTCCCCGAAATCCGCAGCCAGTGGATTCGCAGCCGCGGCGACGTCACCGAAGTCACCCAGCGCGAGGTTCGCCCCGAGGATAACGGCCAGCTCGGCCCCGACCGCAGCGGCGGCGTCCCCGCCTTCCCCAACGTCCGCCGCCAGGTGCTGCGCGCCAAGCCCGGCGCGAACGTCAGCCAGATGCACTACGCCCGTCAGGGTATCATCACGCCCGAGATGGAATATGTCGCCGAGCGCGAGAATCTCGGCCGCGCGCGCCTCGCCGAATATAAGCGCGACGGGGAAAGCTTCGGCGCCAGCATCCCCGATTACGTCACCCCCGAATTCGTCCGCGACGAGGTCGCGCGCGGCCGCGCGATCATCCCCAGCAACATCAACCACCCCGAAAGCGAGCCGATGGCGATCGGCCGCAACTTCCTCGTCAAGATCAACGCCAATATCGGCAACAGCGCGGTCGCCAGCGATGTCGCGGCCGAGGTCGACAAGATGGTCTGGTCGATCCGCTGGGGCGCCGACACCGTCATGGACCTGTCGACCGGCCGCAACATCCACGACACCCGCGAATGGATCATCCGCAATTCGCCCGTCCCGATCGGCACCGTCCCCATCTATCAGGCGCTCGAAAAGGTCGGCGGCGTCGCCGAGGACCTGACGTGGGAGATCTTCGCCGACACGCTGATCGAGCAGGCCGAACAGGGCGTCGACTATTTCACCATCCACGCCGGGGTCCGCCTGCCCTACGTCCCCCTCGCGGCCAAGCGCATGACCGGCATCGTGTCGCGCGGCGGCAGCATCATGGCGAAATGGTGCCTCGCGCATCACAAGGAAAGCTTCCTCTACGAACGCTTCGACGAGATTACCGAGATCATGAAGGCCTATGACGTCGCCTACAGCCTCGGCGATGGCCTGCGTCCCGGCAGCATCTACGACGCGAACGACGAGGCGCAGTTCGCCGAGCTCTACACGCTGGGCGAGCTCACCAAGCGCGCCTGGGCGCAGGATGTGCAGGTGATGATCGAGGGCCCGGGCCACGTCCCGATGCACAAGATCAAGGAGAACATGGAAAAGCAGCTCGAAGCGTGCGGCGAGGCGCCCTTCTATACGCTCGGGCCGCTCACCACCGACATCGCGCCGGGTTACGACCATATCACCAGCGGCATCGGCGCCGCGCAGATCGGCTGGTACGGCACCGCGATGCTTTGCTACGTCACGCCCAAGGAGCATCTCGGCCTCCCCGACCGCGACGATGTGAAGGTCGGCGTCGTCACCTATAAACTGGCCGCCCACGCCGCCGACCTCGCCAAGGGCCACCCCGCCGCACAGGTCCGCGACGATGCGCTATCGAAAGCCCGCTTCGAATTCCGCTGGCGCGACCAGTTCAACCTGTCGCTCGACCCCGACACGGCGGAGCAATATCACGACCAGACCCTCCCCGCCGAAGGCGCCAAGACCGCGCATTTCTGCAGCATGTGCGGGCCAAAGTTCTGCTCGATGAAGATCAGCCAGGAAGTGCGGGAATTCGCGAAGCTGCAAAATCAGGACAGCGCCGGCTTCATCGCCGCCGAAGAAGCCGAGAAGGGCATGGCGGAAATGAGCCAGGTCTATGAGGACACGGGGCGCGAGCTGTATATGGGCGCGGGTGATCGGGAGCATGATTGACCTTGCAAGCTAGGCCACTAACGACCAGCATCTGTTCAAAAGTGGCCTTTGCTCGGAGTAAGGAATGGCGGCTACGCAATGCGCTATTTGGGGAACGCCCGCGATACCCCTTAGGGGTTATGAGGAAAGAGATGGCGTCGCATTCGATTCTCCGAGGGCAGGAGGCCGCTACTTTCTTTCCGGCTCGGCGGCTTCAGCAGTTCAAGCACTGACGGAACAGCAAAAGGTAGCTCTGACACATGAGATTGTCGAGAATAACGCCTTAGGTTCAATCGCTTCTATATCCACTCAAACCATATCCGCTCTTCCTGAGTATCCGACTTTCCTACCACAAGCACGGGCCGGAAGATTGCTTGAATACCTTATACGAAGCTCCGACTATCTAGGAAAAAAGATCGTATTTCCTAAAGAGACGGTCATTCCTTCAGACCCAGATATTTTTTATATCGGATTTAGAACCGGCGCCGCGGCGGCACCTCTTTTTGCTTGGTCAGATTCTCTGAATGAAGAAGAGGTCTGGTTCTTATTG
This window contains:
- a CDS encoding transcriptional regulator, translated to MSVDAIDMLLHPPARLQIAALLAKVSEMEFAKLRELTRVSDSVLSKHLAALGDAGYVHLRKAAVGGRQRTWASLTRVGARALDAHVAALRALVAHLPAAAE
- the thiC gene encoding phosphomethylpyrimidine synthase ThiC, with amino-acid sequence MADIDSRLDKAQATPIGVTTGPIRGSRKIHVATQTGSGIRVAMREIDLDPHSGEPPVRVYDTSGPYTDANATIDINAGLPEIRSQWIRSRGDVTEVTQREVRPEDNGQLGPDRSGGVPAFPNVRRQVLRAKPGANVSQMHYARQGIITPEMEYVAERENLGRARLAEYKRDGESFGASIPDYVTPEFVRDEVARGRAIIPSNINHPESEPMAIGRNFLVKINANIGNSAVASDVAAEVDKMVWSIRWGADTVMDLSTGRNIHDTREWIIRNSPVPIGTVPIYQALEKVGGVAEDLTWEIFADTLIEQAEQGVDYFTIHAGVRLPYVPLAAKRMTGIVSRGGSIMAKWCLAHHKESFLYERFDEITEIMKAYDVAYSLGDGLRPGSIYDANDEAQFAELYTLGELTKRAWAQDVQVMIEGPGHVPMHKIKENMEKQLEACGEAPFYTLGPLTTDIAPGYDHITSGIGAAQIGWYGTAMLCYVTPKEHLGLPDRDDVKVGVVTYKLAAHAADLAKGHPAAQVRDDALSKARFEFRWRDQFNLSLDPDTAEQYHDQTLPAEGAKTAHFCSMCGPKFCSMKISQEVREFAKLQNQDSAGFIAAEEAEKGMAEMSQVYEDTGRELYMGAGDREHD
- a CDS encoding cytochrome P450; this encodes MASVVDEARAVSPVDVSDIALYVEDKWREPFAKLRAEMPVSWCPDSPYGGYWSVATHALVQAVELDPATFSSSWENGNIVIADPPPQSNLPNFIAADPPVHTAQRRVISPAFNPSQMSEREKVVKQRTRELFDGLPLGETFDWVERVSVPLTIGMLCILFDFPWEERHDLKRWSDYGGNVSPETATEEYRAEWMAQMQAMLARFDAEFAARKALPPSDDLLSRMVHSEAMGNLNPMERLANIALLIVGGNDTTRNSMSGLVEALHRFPGELDRLRADASLIPNAAQEIIRWQSPVTHMRRTCMRDIELGGQALRKGEKVILWYISANRDESVFADADVFDVRRENARRHVAFGHGIHRCVGARLAEIQLCTLIEEIVGRGIRIAPQGSAERLPSPFLHGFTHMPVRIVVG
- a CDS encoding DUF3035 domain-containing protein, which codes for MNRTTAILAASILATTLSACGSNSLFNRDRPDEMAVSRQAPLVVPPDFSLTPPAPGAARPGNETTAEQTLKALFGGDAPRSAAEAQVIGQADGDRAVPGIRSSVGSPGTQVVDKGLVTRDIVFAPEGDGRDASASIPGA